The bacterium sequence ACGGCGAGGTGCTCTCCGGTCCGGAGGGGCTCGACCGTCTGGCGGCCTCGGGCGTGGATCTCGTCATGGTCGCCGTGGAAGGCGTCGCCGGACTGCCTCCCACGCTGGCGGCCCTGCGCGCCGGCGCGGACGTCGCGCTGGCGACGAAGGAGGCGCTCGTCGCCGGGGGCGCGCTCGTCGTGGAGGCCGCCGCCCGCGCGGGACGGCGCCTCCTGCCCGTCGACAGCGAGCATTCGGCGATTTTTCAATGTCTCGAGGGACGGCCGTCCGCCGACGTGGCGCGCCTGTGGCTGACCGCGTCCGGCGGACCGTTTCGCCGCACGCCCGCCGACGCGATGGCCCGGGTAACGCGCGAGGACGCGCTGCGGCATCCGACGTGGCAGATGGGTCCGAAGGTGACGGTGGACTCCGCCACCTTGATGAACAAAGGCCTCGAGATCATCGAGGCGCACTGGCTGTTCGGTGTGGCGCCCGAGCGGATCGACGTCGTGATCCATCCGCAGAGCATCGTGCACTCCTGCGTGGAGATGGTCGACGGCTCGATCCTGGCGCAGCTCGGACCGGCCGACATGCGGCTGCCGATTCAAACGGCGCTCACGTATCCGCGGCGCCTGCCGCAGGCGATCGCCCGCCTCGACCTTCGCGCGCTCGGGGCCCTCGAGTTCGAGGCGCCCGACGAAGCGCGGTTTCCGTGTCTCGGATTGGCCCGCGAAGCGCTGCGGCGCGGGGGCACCGCCCCCGCGGCTCTCAACGCCGCGAACGAGGCCGCGGTCCGGCTTTTTCTCGACGACCGCATCGGGTTTACGGACATCGCCCCGGCGGTTCGCCGTGCGCTCGACGCCCACGTGCCCCGTCCCGCCGCATCGCTCGCGGACGTGGTTGCGGCGGATCGCGAGGCCCGCGCCGCTGTAGCGGCGGTGTGTGCGGCATAATGGAGATCATAAGGATGAACGAAACGGGGGATCCGGTGTGTCGACGATAATCCTGGCCGTGCTGGCCTTGGAATTGATGATCCTGGTGCACGAGTTGGGCCACCTGATTGTGGCGAAGCGGGCCGGCATTCTCGTGCACGCGTTCGCGATGGGGTTCGGCCCGCGGCTCGTCGCATTCACCCGCGGCGAGACCACCTACAGCCTCAACCTGCTGCCGATCGGCGGCTACGTGAACATGGCGGGCGAGGACGCGGACAGTCCCGACGTCCCGCCGGAGCGCACCTTCCGCGGCAAGTCGGTGGCGTGGCGGCTCGCCGTCGTGCTGGCCGGTCCGGCGATGAACTTCGTGCTCGCGATCGTGCTGCTGGCGGCGGTCGCGACATCCTACGGCATCCCGCTGCGCGTCAGCACGCGGGTCGGCACACTCGTGCCCGGCTACCCCGCGGCGCAGGCCGGCCTCCAGACCGGGGACACGATCATCTCCGTCGACGGCCGGCCGATGCGCGACGGCCAGCAGATGATCGACCTGATCCACCGCAGCGGCGACCGGACGCTCGCGATCCTCGTGCAGCGCGGCCCGCGGCGCTTCATCCTGCACGTGCGGACCCGCTTCGATCCCCGGCAGAAGGTGTGGATCACCGGGTTCTCGCCGACCGTGGTGCGCGGCCGCCTCGATCCCGTGCGGGCGGTGGGCTGGGGGGCCGTGACGACGTTTCGCGACGCGGGCGCGTATCTCGCGGCGCTCGGCAATCTGATCCAGTCCGGCCGGCTGCTCGGCGAGCTCGGCGGTCCGGTGACCGCGGTCAACGTGCTCGGCCAGGCCGCCCACGCGGGCGGCGAGACGTTCCTGTACTTCACCGCGTTCTTCAGCATCATCATCGGACTGTTCAATCTGTTTCCGCTGCCGGCGCTCGACGGCGGCCGGGCCGCGTTCCTCGTGGTCGAGGGCCTGCGCCGGCGCCCCGTCGATCCGCGCCGTGAGGGCTACGTCCATCTCGTGGGCCTCGCGCTGCTGCTGTGTCTGATTCTGGCGCTCACCGTGCGGGACGTGCTGCATCCCGTGCACTTAACGCTGCCTTAGCATGACCGTGCTACAATAGTGCCGATGAATCGGACCGAGACGCGGCGGGTGCAGATCGGACCGGTGCCGGTAGGCGGCGGCGCTCCGATCGCCGTCCAATCGATGACGACGACCGACACCCGCGACGCCGACGCCACGGTCGCCCAGATCCTGGCGCTCGAGCAGGCCGGGTGTGAGATCGCGCGGGTGGCGGTGCCGGATCGCGCGGCCGCCGACGCGCTTCCCGCGATCAAGGCCCGCATTCACGTGCCGCTCGTCGCCGACATCCACTTCGACTATCGGCTGGCGCTCGCGGCCCTCGTCGGCGGCGTCGACAAGCTGCGGCTCAATCCCGGCAACATCGGCAGCGACGACCGCGTGCGGACCGTCGCGCGCGAGGCGAAGGCCCGGGGCGTGCCGATCCGGGTCGGCGCGAACGTCGGCTCGCTCTCCAAGGAGATGCTGCGAAAGTACGGGGAGCCCTGCGCCGCGGCGCTGGTCGACAGCGCCCTCGACGAGATCCGGATCCTCGAGGACCTCGATTTCCACGACATCGTCGTGTCGGTCAAAGCCAGCGACGTCGAGATGGCGCTCGACGCCTACACCGCCATCTCGGAGCGCACGGCGTACCCGCTGCACGTCGGCATCACTGAGGCCGGGACAACGTGGGCCGGCACCGTCAAGTCCGCGGTCGGGCTCGGCGCGATTCTCTCGCGCGGCATCGGCGACACGATCCGCGTCTCGCTCGCGACCGATCCCGTCGAGGAAATCAAAGCGGGGTTCGAGATCCTGAAGTCGCTCGGCCTGAGGATGCGCGGGCCGATCCTGGTCGCGTGTCCGTCCTGCGGCCGCGCCGACGTGGACATCGTCGGGCTCGCCGAAGAGGTGGAGCGGCGGCTCGCCGTCTACCCCGTGCCGGTCAAGGTGGCGGTGATGGGTTGCGCGGTGAACGGCCCCGGCGAGGCGAGGATGGCCGATCTCGGCGTCGCCTGCGGCAAAGGCATGGGCCTGATCTTCAAGCGCGGGCGTATCGTGGCCAGCCTTCCGGAAGCGCAGTTGCTCGAAGGCCTGATGAAGGAAGTCGAGGTCGTGGTCCGCGAGAAGCAGGCCGAGGCGGCGGACGCCGGCGTGCCGGCACCCGTCGGCGGCGGCGGCGGCGCGGCGGAGAGCTAGGTCGGCCGGCGGCGGCCGGTCCGGTTGCCGCCGCTTCTGCTTCGCGACGAGATCCCCGCACACACGCGCGCCGGTCACGGCGGCGCAGCGCCGCGCGCCCGCAGGGGTTCGGGGCGGTGCGGCGAACCAGCATGGTCGAATCTACGGGTGGAGGAAGTAGCGCGATGCGTGATATCAAGGTCGAAACGCTGCCGGGGGTGCCGGTCGGCGAGCTGCAGGTGGAGATGGTCGAGCGCAAAGGGGTGGGGCATCCGGACTCCATCTGTGACGCGATCATGGATCGCGTGTCCGTTGAGTTGAGCAAGGAGTACATCAGCCAGTTCGGGCACATCCTGCACCACAACATCGACAAAGCGTTCCTCGTCGCCGGCGACGCCGACACGCGGTTCGGCGGCGGTTCCATTCGTGAACCGATGCGCCTCATTTTCGGGGACCGGGCCACATACGGCATCAACGGGCGCGAGCTGCCGATTCGCGAGATCGCGATCCGGACCGCGAAACACTGGATCCGCGAGAATCTACGATTCGTCGATCCCGGCGGGCCGGACGACCAGGACGGCCCGCACGTGACCTACCAGCTCGAGCTCAAGCCGGGGTCCGCCGAACTGGTCGACATTTTCAGCCGCGACACCACCGGCGCCAACGATACCTCCGCCGCGGTCGGATACTGGCCGATGACCGAGACGGAGCGGATCGTGCGGGAGACCGAGCAGTACATCAACTCCCGAACGTTCAAGGAAGAGTTTCCGGAGGCCGGCGAGGACGTCAAGGTGATGGGCGTGCGGCTTGGGCCGGAGCTGCGCCTCACCGCGGCCGTGGCGTTCGTCGACCGGTTCGTCGAGGGCGAGGATCAGTACTTCCGGCGCAAGCGCCAGCTGCACGAGTCGGTCGTGGAGTTTCTGAAGAAGCGCACGACCCTGGAGCGGGTGCACTTCGACCTCAACACGCTCGATGAGCCGGGGCGCGGGCAGAACGGCGTGTACCTGTCGGTGCTCGGCACGTCCGCGGAGTCGGGCGACAGCGGGCAGGTCGGCCGCGGCAACAAGGTCAACGGCGTGATCGCGATCAACCGGCCGATGGGCACGGAGGCGGCGGCGGGCAAGAACCCCGTGTCGCACGTCGGCAAGATCTATTCGGTGTTCACGCATCAGGTGGCGCAAAAGGTGTACGAAGAAGTCTCGGGCATCCGCGAAGTGTACATTTGGATGGTCAGTCAGATCGGCAAGCCGATCGACCAGCCGATCACCGCGGCCCAGATCATCCTCGCGAAGGGCGTGCGCCGCGGCGCCGTGGAGCGTAAGGTCCGCGACGTCGTCGATCGGGAACTGGCCGGCATCAACGTTTTCTGCCGCGACCTCGCCGGCGGCAAATACACGGTCTGCTGACGCCGCGGCCGTCACGCGCGGTGGTGCGATGGGCACGGCTGCCGGGAGCGATCCTGGCGGCCGTGTTCGTTTGCGGCGCCTGCGCGATTCAGCGCGTCCCGATCGGCGCCGGGCCGCCGTTCCTCCGGTCCGCCGGCTTGACGCGTGTGTCGGACCTCCGCGCGGTCAGCCCGCCCGCGTGGGCGCCGGACGGACGGCATCTCGCCTTCAGCACCGCCGACGCGCTGTGGAGCGTGCGCGCGGTGGCGGGAGACCTCGACCGCCGGCGCATCGCGGCCGTCGCGGGCGCCGTGCGCGTCGCGTGGTCGCCGGACGGCCGCACGCTCGCCGCGCTGGCCGGAGGACGCCTGCTCAGCTTCGCCCTTGACGATCCGTCGCCGCACGCGCTCGTCCCCGCCGTGGGCATCAAGGATTACGCGTGGCCGCGGGCCGGGGCCGGCCCGGCGTACGCAACCGCGAACGGAGCCGGCACCGCGCTGTGGACGCTGCCGGCCGCCGGGGGTGTCGTTCGCATCGGATCGCTGCCGCCCGGCCTCGAGATGCGGACGCTCGTGTGGCTGGCCGGGAACGCCGGCCTGGCGGTGGTCGCAGGGGATCGCGGCGCCGCCGCGGACCGCGTCGTGTTCATCCGCCTCGGCGTCCGCGTGGCGCCGCGCGTGCAGGCCCTGCCGATCGGTGGACACGATCCCGTGCCGTCGCCCGAGGGGCGCTTCATCGCCTACCTCGACGACGCGGCCGCGTCCGGCGCGGGAGACGGCGGCGAGACCCGCGTCGCGGTGATGCGCGCGGATGGGACCGGCCGCCGCGCGCTCACGCCTCCGGGGCGGTACACCGGCGTCGCGTGGTCGCCCGCGGGGACCGTGGTAGCCTACGCGCGCCAGGAGGGAGACCGGGCCGCGCTCGAGATCGCCGATGTGCTCACCGGGGAACGGCTGTGGCTCGGCGACTACCGGCCCGAAGTGGCCCCGCCCCAGGCGCCGCTCGCGATCGTATGGGCGCCG is a genomic window containing:
- a CDS encoding 1-deoxy-D-xylulose-5-phosphate reductoisomerase, whose amino-acid sequence is MRRRIALLGSTGSIGRATLDVVDRLCGAGVEIEVAALAARRDVATLAGQIRKYRPAAAALQRREDAEALRAAVPGWDGEVLSGPEGLDRLAASGVDLVMVAVEGVAGLPPTLAALRAGADVALATKEALVAGGALVVEAAARAGRRLLPVDSEHSAIFQCLEGRPSADVARLWLTASGGPFRRTPADAMARVTREDALRHPTWQMGPKVTVDSATLMNKGLEIIEAHWLFGVAPERIDVVIHPQSIVHSCVEMVDGSILAQLGPADMRLPIQTALTYPRRLPQAIARLDLRALGALEFEAPDEARFPCLGLAREALRRGGTAPAALNAANEAAVRLFLDDRIGFTDIAPAVRRALDAHVPRPAASLADVVAADREARAAVAAVCAA
- a CDS encoding M50 family metallopeptidase encodes the protein MSTIILAVLALELMILVHELGHLIVAKRAGILVHAFAMGFGPRLVAFTRGETTYSLNLLPIGGYVNMAGEDADSPDVPPERTFRGKSVAWRLAVVLAGPAMNFVLAIVLLAAVATSYGIPLRVSTRVGTLVPGYPAAQAGLQTGDTIISVDGRPMRDGQQMIDLIHRSGDRTLAILVQRGPRRFILHVRTRFDPRQKVWITGFSPTVVRGRLDPVRAVGWGAVTTFRDAGAYLAALGNLIQSGRLLGELGGPVTAVNVLGQAAHAGGETFLYFTAFFSIIIGLFNLFPLPALDGGRAAFLVVEGLRRRPVDPRREGYVHLVGLALLLCLILALTVRDVLHPVHLTLP
- the ispG gene encoding flavodoxin-dependent (E)-4-hydroxy-3-methylbut-2-enyl-diphosphate synthase, with protein sequence MNRTETRRVQIGPVPVGGGAPIAVQSMTTTDTRDADATVAQILALEQAGCEIARVAVPDRAAADALPAIKARIHVPLVADIHFDYRLALAALVGGVDKLRLNPGNIGSDDRVRTVAREAKARGVPIRVGANVGSLSKEMLRKYGEPCAAALVDSALDEIRILEDLDFHDIVVSVKASDVEMALDAYTAISERTAYPLHVGITEAGTTWAGTVKSAVGLGAILSRGIGDTIRVSLATDPVEEIKAGFEILKSLGLRMRGPILVACPSCGRADVDIVGLAEEVERRLAVYPVPVKVAVMGCAVNGPGEARMADLGVACGKGMGLIFKRGRIVASLPEAQLLEGLMKEVEVVVREKQAEAADAGVPAPVGGGGGAAES
- a CDS encoding methionine adenosyltransferase; protein product: MRDIKVETLPGVPVGELQVEMVERKGVGHPDSICDAIMDRVSVELSKEYISQFGHILHHNIDKAFLVAGDADTRFGGGSIREPMRLIFGDRATYGINGRELPIREIAIRTAKHWIRENLRFVDPGGPDDQDGPHVTYQLELKPGSAELVDIFSRDTTGANDTSAAVGYWPMTETERIVRETEQYINSRTFKEEFPEAGEDVKVMGVRLGPELRLTAAVAFVDRFVEGEDQYFRRKRQLHESVVEFLKKRTTLERVHFDLNTLDEPGRGQNGVYLSVLGTSAESGDSGQVGRGNKVNGVIAINRPMGTEAAAGKNPVSHVGKIYSVFTHQVAQKVYEEVSGIREVYIWMVSQIGKPIDQPITAAQIILAKGVRRGAVERKVRDVVDRELAGINVFCRDLAGGKYTVC